A single genomic interval of Jatrophihabitans endophyticus harbors:
- a CDS encoding serine/threonine-protein kinase, which translates to MTQPAPDLPGLRLERLLGSGGYSDVFLYRQQLPSRLVAVKVLRNSGLGEAQRSRFTAEANAMAGLADHPNIVPVFSASVSDDGRPYLVMQYYSQPNLAVRAASERLGVPEVLRVGIQIASAVETAHRAGILHRDIKPANLLISQYGAPGLTDFGIAGQLADIGSPADDDELGVSVPWAPPEVLYASAPTSVQSDVYALAATLWHLLVGRSPFEVRGGDNSAFALMRRVRDAPAPTTGRADVPAALDRLLRQAMSKDPAGRPATAIEFARRLQAVEQELSLPRTQIVVTTEGLGGDGDPEPPEHYSTAPATVARPLSVTAQPPPTYRAASPQDAAAAPVTDARPDAYAAQRSAAPLRYAPGEGPHAPSVRASPDHQPDHRVEPQGSRGRRTAGLLVAAGLVVVAAGVGVTLVATGGDDPGPTSTVSQDPGTQDAGLPGEDVPPGRPAVAARRAGSAVAFSWTYSARRRDDTYQWRETTGKRRTGVVTAPALRLAAATRTCVQVRVVRADGTNASATFSPEGCA; encoded by the coding sequence ATGACGCAGCCGGCGCCCGACCTGCCGGGGCTGCGCCTCGAGCGCCTGCTCGGTTCGGGCGGCTATTCCGACGTCTTCCTCTACCGCCAGCAGTTGCCGAGCCGACTGGTGGCGGTCAAGGTGCTGCGCAACTCCGGGCTCGGCGAGGCGCAGCGCAGCCGCTTCACCGCCGAGGCGAACGCGATGGCCGGGCTCGCCGACCACCCGAACATCGTGCCGGTCTTCTCGGCGTCGGTCAGCGACGACGGCCGTCCCTATCTGGTCATGCAGTACTACTCGCAGCCCAACCTGGCGGTGCGGGCGGCGAGCGAACGGCTCGGCGTGCCGGAGGTGCTGCGCGTCGGCATCCAGATCGCGAGCGCGGTCGAGACGGCCCACCGGGCCGGCATCCTGCACCGCGACATCAAGCCGGCGAACCTGCTCATCAGCCAGTACGGCGCCCCCGGGTTGACCGACTTCGGGATCGCCGGGCAGCTCGCCGACATCGGCAGCCCGGCCGACGACGACGAGCTCGGCGTCTCGGTGCCGTGGGCGCCGCCGGAGGTGCTGTACGCGAGCGCCCCGACCAGCGTGCAGTCCGACGTCTACGCGCTGGCGGCGACGCTCTGGCACCTGCTGGTCGGCCGCTCGCCGTTCGAGGTACGCGGCGGCGACAACTCCGCGTTCGCGCTGATGCGGCGGGTGCGGGACGCGCCGGCGCCGACGACCGGCCGCGCGGACGTCCCGGCGGCGCTGGACCGGCTGCTGCGGCAGGCGATGAGCAAGGACCCCGCCGGTCGGCCCGCGACGGCCATCGAGTTCGCCCGCCGGCTGCAGGCCGTCGAGCAGGAGCTATCGCTGCCGCGCACCCAGATCGTGGTGACGACCGAGGGGCTGGGCGGCGACGGCGATCCCGAACCCCCGGAGCACTACAGCACCGCCCCGGCCACCGTGGCGCGGCCGCTGTCGGTGACCGCGCAGCCACCTCCGACCTACCGCGCGGCGTCCCCGCAGGACGCCGCCGCGGCCCCGGTCACCGACGCCCGGCCCGACGCCTACGCCGCGCAGCGCAGCGCCGCGCCGTTGCGCTACGCACCGGGCGAGGGCCCGCACGCGCCGTCGGTCCGCGCGTCACCCGATCACCAGCCCGATCACCGGGTCGAGCCGCAGGGGAGCCGGGGTCGCCGGACCGCCGGGCTGCTCGTGGCCGCCGGCCTCGTGGTGGTGGCGGCGGGCGTCGGCGTGACGCTCGTGGCGACGGGCGGCGACGACCCGGGGCCGACGAGCACGGTGAGCCAGGATCCCGGCACGCAGGACGCCGGGCTGCCCGGCGAGGACGTCCCGCCCGGACGGCCCGCGGTCGCGGCCCGTCGCGCCGGCAGCGCGGTCGCGTTCTCCTGGACGTACTCCGCGCGTCGGCGCGACGACACCTACCAGTGGCGCGAGACCACCGGGAAACGGCGCACCGGCGTGGTCACCGCACCGGCCCTGCGGCTCGCCGCGGCGACGCGGACCTGCGTCCAGGTCCGGGTCGTCCGGGCCGACGGCACGAACGCGTCCGCTACCTTCTCCCCGGAGGGATGCGCATGA